From the genome of Deltaproteobacteria bacterium, one region includes:
- a CDS encoding chemotaxis protein CheX: MKTFNTTLQEVMYFVLDEWAMMLADPDEAAEVSFDPESIYYVVIATYHGVFDGTLSIIAQNGFIELLTDNLLGIDPGEGLSQEDKLDALKELANVVSGNFLVEAFGKETVFELPSFESFCVEPQDIHKFLNDDFVYCVGDEQVVALDFNIRSD, encoded by the coding sequence ATGAAAACATTTAACACCACTCTTCAGGAAGTCATGTATTTCGTGCTCGACGAATGGGCCATGATGTTAGCCGATCCAGATGAAGCTGCTGAAGTGTCGTTTGACCCAGAGTCAATCTATTACGTGGTGATAGCCACATATCACGGCGTTTTCGATGGCACGCTTAGCATTATAGCCCAAAATGGCTTTATAGAATTGCTGACAGATAACCTTCTGGGGATTGACCCTGGCGAAGGGCTCTCTCAAGAGGACAAACTCGACGCACTCAAGGAACTTGCGAATGTAGTTTCTGGAAATTTTCTTGTAGAAGCCTTCGGCAAGGAAACGGTTTTTGAGCTTCCTTCATTTGAATCCTTTTGCGTTGAGCCACAGGATATTCACAAATTTTTGAACGACGATTTCGTTTACTGCGTTGGAGACGAACAAGTGGTCGCACTCGATTTTAATATCCGCAGCGACTAG